The Fodinibius saliphilus genome has a segment encoding these proteins:
- a CDS encoding plastocyanin/azurin family copper-binding protein, whose product MKTIKRILPVLLVMFMAQVVMANDTAPKVIEMDGTNQMKFTVTNIEAQPGQKITVKLTTISDFPKTAMAHNFVLLAADADVTAVARASAKASGNEYIPTDADMKDQIIAYTGLAGGGETVEVTFTAPEESGDYEYICSFPGHYMGGMKGVLTVK is encoded by the coding sequence ATGAAAACGATAAAGCGAATATTACCCGTACTGCTGGTCATGTTTATGGCGCAAGTCGTAATGGCTAATGATACAGCACCGAAGGTTATCGAAATGGATGGTACGAACCAGATGAAGTTTACGGTAACAAATATTGAAGCTCAGCCAGGGCAAAAAATTACGGTTAAGCTCACTACTATTAGTGACTTCCCGAAAACAGCAATGGCTCATAACTTCGTACTCTTGGCAGCAGATGCTGATGTTACAGCTGTTGCTCGTGCTTCGGCCAAAGCATCAGGCAATGAATATATCCCTACAGATGCGGATATGAAGGATCAGATCATTGCTTACACAGGTTTGGCCGGTGGCGGCGAAACAGTAGAAGTCACCTTTACGGCTCCTGAAGAGTCTGGCGACTATGAGTACATCTGCAGTTTCCCCGGGCACTACATGGGTGGAATGAAAGGAGTACTGACGGTTAAGTAA